The genomic segment CTCACCTTGGATGTTGATCCCGACAATGAATTTAACTGGAATGAGAAAGCTTTGCAACAAGTCTATCGGAAATTTGACGAGTTAGTCGAAACGTTCAATGGCGAAGACCTCACCGAATATAATTTACGTCGGATTGGATCAGATTTAGAGCATTTGGTGCGATCACTGATCCAAGCGGGTGAAATTAGCTATAACCTCAACTCGCGTACTGTGAACTATAGTATGGGATTACCTAGGGTTCAGTAGTGAATGTGGGGTGGAGGGTGTAGGGTGGAGGGTGTAAGCAAAAGAAGAGTGTAGGGGTGGGTTCTAAACTGGATGATCAGGATCAACACCTGAAGGATCGGGTTGCTGATTGGGTATAGGAGATTGTTTTTGCGATCGCTGACGTTGTAAAAATTGTTTCATGGACAATTGACGGTTGGTCATGAATCGATTCCAAGAACCCGGAAAAAACTGATCCATCGTTTCAATTAATGCCCAAACCTCCAAATTAATCATTTGGTAGTAGTGACCGTGAGACTGTTTCAATTCAGTTAGCCGTTCATTAATTTCCAAATACGGTAAGAATTTAGGGTCATTGGACGGGTTAGGGGGAGAATGACTCATGAGGTGAGTAGCCTTAAATGATGTTGTTGATTCCCAATCGGTGCTAATTTTTAGCTTCTTCCGCACTCGTACGCCAAGTCTGACCCGTGATTGGCGGTGTAGGTAGTTCACAATCGGGCATCTACTGCACATCTATTGTGATTCTCTGTTGTCACCTCGTACCGATGGGGTAGAGAGTAACGCTGATCTGTTAGTTGACACTCTCACCGTCAATCGCCAAGCGATGTGACGGGAGATTCTTTGTTCAACGAATCGACTTGCCCCAACAGGATTGCTCCCGTTAAAGTAGAGGTCAATTCTCCCAAAGCGTTTATCGGTTCTAAACCGAAGGTTCCGGTATGTCCTGCCGTACTTAATCCAATTCTTAAAATGTTTTTTGCAGCATTTTCATCCCTATCTAACTGACATCCACAATTACAAACGTGGGTTCTTGTTGATAGGGATTTTTTGACGATTTTTCCGCAATTTGAACAGTTTTGGCTTGTATATTGAGGAGGAACAGCGATAGTAGCCTTGCCGTACTTTCTCCCAAAATATTCTAACCAAATACGGAATTGATACCAAGCTGCATCATTAATTGACTTAGCCAGACAATGATTTTTAACTAAGTTCTTAATCCTTAAATCTTCGTAGGCGACCAAATCGTTAGATTGGATGACGGAGTATGCAACAAGCTTGCTAAACTCTTTTCGTTGCCGACTGATTTTTAGATGAGCCTTAGATAATCGCTGTCTGGCTTTTTTGCGGTTATTAGACCCTTTCTGTTTACGAAAAAGTTGTCTTTGTAACCGCTTAATTTTCTTCTCTCCTTTTCTTAAGAATTTGGGGTTATCTACTTTATTACCTTGATCATCGGTGTAGAAAGCAGATAATCCTACATCTAAACCGATTGTTTTATTAGTTGGTTCAGATTGAATCTTAACGTCAATTGAGAGTAGAAATTGGCAATAGTAACCATCTGCACGTCTAACTAATCGAACTCGTTTAATTTGTTCCGGTTGATAGAAATGCAGATCATAACTTCCCACTAAACGCAACCGCCCAATTCCTTTCTTATCAGTAAAGGTAATGGCTTTACGAGTTTCTAAATTCAATTGCCATCCGGTTGTTTTATATTCAACCGAACGGCAATTTTTCTTGAATTTAGGGAAGCCTTTTTTACCCGGAACTTTCCGCTTGCAATTATCGTAGAATCGAGCGATAGCTGACCATGCTCTCTCTGCACTAGATTGTCTAGCTTGAGAATTCAGTTCATTAGCGAATTTAAAGTCATGAGCTAATACACGGCAATATTTGTTCAAATCGTACTTATTAACCCCTTTGTTATCCATCCAATATCTTAAACATTTGTTTTGGACGAATTGGGCTGTACGAATCGCTTCATCTATTGCCTTGCGTTGTTGCAATGCGGCTCTAACTTTAAATTCTAAAACCAACATTTATGCTACCTATCTCGACCTAAATCTAAGTTAGCACAAGTTTTCTGTTTTGTGCCAACTGTTTCTATATCGTGCTACGCTAGTTTTGTTGCTCGGTTTTTCATCTCACCGTTAACCTGGCGGTGTAACGGGAGTCTTCAAACCGAGATCCTAGATAACAAGAAACGCAATCCTGTTGTAGCGTAGAAACATCATGATCAGAGTCAAGGCACGCTGTTAGGCGAGTCTTTACGAAGCCAACCTCCTAGAGGTAAATTATTCCAATTTTAGACGATGATCGTTGAGTGGCAACAGAGGCGTGAGGAAACCAAATGCAAAATGCTGTGGCAAAACACTATCTGTGGGCTGTAGGTGAAGGGATCGAAGCAGTACCTTCGGGAACGCTGATCGCCGAGCGCTACCTCCTCAAAAGCAGCAAAATTGTGGTTGATACTCGACCCGAACTGCTGCCGGAAATACCAAGCGAGATTTCTGATCAAATTGCCCCCTATCTCAAATTATTTTCCTATCGGTTGCACATTCCGCAGGTATATGGAATTATTTCGCCCACGAAAGGAGCCAAGAATAAATCCATCCTCCTGTTAGAAAAAGGGCCAATTGCACCCCATGGGGAGACTTTAATGCCAACGTTAACGGCCCTGTGGCCGGATGCGAGTGCTATGCGTCAACTCAATTGGTTGTGGCAAATAGCTCAACTCTGGCAACCTTTTAGCCGTCAGGCTGTCGCTTCGAGTTTACTAGAGGCTGATTTACTGCGGGTTCAGGGGCCTTTTGTGCGGCTATTGCAATTAAACTTAGATGGACACAATATTTCTCTAACGCAGTTGGGTTATTTTTGGCAACAGTGGGTTCCGACCGCACACCCCCGGATTCAAAAATTCCTCCAACAACTCACCCATCAAATGCTTACGGGAGAGTTACGCACCTCAACTCAATTGATTCAGCAATTGGATCAAGCTCTCTCGATCTGTGGACGAGGGTATCATCGACGGATTGAAATTGCGACCGGAACAGATGCTGGCCCCACTCGTTCTCACAATGAAGATGCTTGTTATCCCAGTGGACAAACCTCCATCCGAGTCCCCTTAACGGAACCTGCATTGGCTGTTGTTTGTGATGGCATTGGCGGACAGGATGGCGGAGAAGTCGCTTCTTCCATGGCAATTGATGTTTTACGTCAACAGGTGGAACAAATGCCCCTGCATCAAGCCAATTGGGATCCTTTATCTTTAGTTCCTAAATTAAAACGGGCAACTTGTATTGCTAATGATGTCATTTGTCAACGCAATGATGATGAAAACCGTCAGGGTCGCGAACGCATGGGAACCACGCTGGTAATGGCGCTGGCTCATGTTCATGAAATTTATTTAACCCATTTAGGGGATAGTCGCGCCTATTGGGTGAGCTCTAGTGGTTGTCATCAAGTGACGGTGGATGATGATGTGGCTTCTCGACAGGTGCGTTTAGGTTGTGCACTTTATCGAGATGCTCTCCAACAAGGGGCTTCTGGAGCGTTAATTCAAGCGTTAGGGATTACCTCATCGGTGACACTGCATCCCACAGTACAACGTTTTCCCCTGGATGAAGATTGTGTATTTTTATTATGTTCTGATGGGTTAAGCGATCGCGATCGGGTTGAACAATATTGGGAAACGGAAATTTTACCTGTACTGCATCGAGAAGCCGATTTAGGGACAATTCGCGATCGCTTGATTGAGATCGCTAATACTCAAAACGGTCATGATAATGTCACGATTGCTTTATTATTTATTGAAATTGTTCCCAAGGATGATAACGAATCTTTAAAGGAAGTGTCTGTGGCGCCTGTGGTTCCTTTAAACGATGGGTTGGGTGATGATTCTTCCGATACCAATGATGCGGATGATTCATCGATGGAAACAGAAATTGCCCGCGCTCGACA from the Planktothrix tepida PCC 9214 genome contains:
- a CDS encoding NAD(P)H-quinone oxidoreductase subunit M → MLLKSTTRHIHIYTAEIQNEELVDSEQVLTLDVDPDNEFNWNEKALQQVYRKFDELVETFNGEDLTEYNLRRIGSDLEHLVRSLIQAGEISYNLNSRTVNYSMGLPRVQ
- a CDS encoding RNA-guided endonuclease InsQ/TnpB family protein yields the protein MLVLEFKVRAALQQRKAIDEAIRTAQFVQNKCLRYWMDNKGVNKYDLNKYCRVLAHDFKFANELNSQARQSSAERAWSAIARFYDNCKRKVPGKKGFPKFKKNCRSVEYKTTGWQLNLETRKAITFTDKKGIGRLRLVGSYDLHFYQPEQIKRVRLVRRADGYYCQFLLSIDVKIQSEPTNKTIGLDVGLSAFYTDDQGNKVDNPKFLRKGEKKIKRLQRQLFRKQKGSNNRKKARQRLSKAHLKISRQRKEFSKLVAYSVIQSNDLVAYEDLRIKNLVKNHCLAKSINDAAWYQFRIWLEYFGRKYGKATIAVPPQYTSQNCSNCGKIVKKSLSTRTHVCNCGCQLDRDENAAKNILRIGLSTAGHTGTFGLEPINALGELTSTLTGAILLGQVDSLNKESPVTSLGD
- a CDS encoding PP2C family protein-serine/threonine phosphatase gives rise to the protein MQNAVAKHYLWAVGEGIEAVPSGTLIAERYLLKSSKIVVDTRPELLPEIPSEISDQIAPYLKLFSYRLHIPQVYGIISPTKGAKNKSILLLEKGPIAPHGETLMPTLTALWPDASAMRQLNWLWQIAQLWQPFSRQAVASSLLEADLLRVQGPFVRLLQLNLDGHNISLTQLGYFWQQWVPTAHPRIQKFLQQLTHQMLTGELRTSTQLIQQLDQALSICGRGYHRRIEIATGTDAGPTRSHNEDACYPSGQTSIRVPLTEPALAVVCDGIGGQDGGEVASSMAIDVLRQQVEQMPLHQANWDPLSLVPKLKRATCIANDVICQRNDDENRQGRERMGTTLVMALAHVHEIYLTHLGDSRAYWVSSSGCHQVTVDDDVASRQVRLGCALYRDALQQGASGALIQALGITSSVTLHPTVQRFPLDEDCVFLLCSDGLSDRDRVEQYWETEILPVLHREADLGTIRDRLIEIANTQNGHDNVTIALLFIEIVPKDDNESLKEVSVAPVVPLNDGLGDDSSDTNDADDSSMETEIARARQTKPAMSRVWFLSLGIAILLGILGALLYGLGLFNPNNPEAQLTTPSPTSSPSPSPTPPPLPAPISTLKLQSFIQLGTPTANSTPIILLQEFGKPALKGNVPPGTVFQVQQKQSTPEAGIWIEVKICSLPNSTNGQPLDGNSPEVDSTVIPPNPGEPLDTTTAPPLKVGDLGWLKEQDVNNHLIPNFTPSAKQKGQCTLAP